One Branchiostoma floridae strain S238N-H82 chromosome 1, Bfl_VNyyK, whole genome shotgun sequence genomic region harbors:
- the LOC118428715 gene encoding cytochrome P450 10-like, with protein MGITGVLGRRCDAVMRSGRVLNGQCKCGRSSLWNVGLCILRKSSSTVTNVGMETCVDPTANKTDVAVRPFHEIPGPKGLPIIGSLWEYTFLGKLDPRRFDEVLWNRYQEYGKIYKEDLGPRGTFVRIADPGDIETVYRNEGRYPHRPSFPLVRESMEAAGQELLKHRARSESSFNGQGLEWYRTRSAVNRTLLRRSGVALFHPTLNEISDDFLALLKRSLDENNTVPDITWQIRRYNTEVAGTTIFGRRPGCLEPDFSGSCQTSEMIKSIDDFFASWLKLEIGFPLTKYLLKDTWNGYMNAHRNILRIVKYHMDLDVEYEDSRPSVLGYLLSESSLSDTDAAMSAVELFVGGMQSSSHADMFQLYELARHPHVQETIRREVTEALPKGEAVTSAHLHKLPYLKAFVKETFRFHPVGLLHMRILDRDVVLSGYRVPAHTTIEIPMSVLGRLEELYPQADRFLPERWLRRGPNGFRSRMFSHVTPFGHGPRACIGRRLAEDKFYIQIAKLVQNFDLHCDEEADTVTGCFQELSPTPNIRFTPR; from the exons ATGGGGATTACTGGAGTGTTGGGCCGGAGGTGTGACGCGGTCATGAGAAGCGGCCGGGTTTTGAACGGCCAGTGTAAGTGTGGGAGATCTTCTTTGTGGAACGTCGGGCTTTGTATCCTTCGCAAAAGCAGCTCGACTGTAACCAACGTGGGGATGGAAACATGCGTCGATCCCACAGCAAACAAGACTGACGTGGCTGTGCGCCCCTTCCACGAGATCCCTGGACCCAAGGGGCTCCCCATCATTGGGAGTCTGTGGGAGTACACATTCCTTG GAAAGCTTGATCCCAGGCGCTTTGACGAGGTGCTGTGGAACCGCTACCAGGAGTACGGTAAAATCTACAAAGAGGACCTCGGGCCACGGGGAACGTTTGTCCGGATAGCCGATCCAGGAGATATTGAGACCGTCTACAGAAACGAGGGAAG GTACCCGCATCGCCCGTCGTTTCCGCTTGTAAGGGAATCCATGGAGGCGGCTGGACAGGAACTTCTGAAGCACCGAGCACGGTCAGAGTCCAGTTTCAATGG ACAAGGGTTAGAGTGGTACCGTACCCGCAGTGCCGTGAACAGGACACTGCTGAGGAGGAGCGGGGTTGCACTTTTCCACCCAACCTTGAATGAG ATCTCGGATGACTTCCTGGCTCTCCTGAAGCGGAGCCTAGACGAGAACAATACAGTACCTGACATCACGTGGCAGATACGGCGTTACAACACGGAAG TGGCTGGGACCACTATCTTCGGCCGTCGCCCGGGCTGCCTGGAGCCAGACTTCTCGGGGTCCTGCCAAACGTCTGAAATGATCAAGAGCATCGACGACTTCTTCGCCTCCTGGCTGAAACTGGAGATAGGGTTCCCACTGACCAAGTACCTCCTGAAGGACACCTGGAACGGCTACATGAACGCGCACAGAAATATCCTCAG AATTGTGAAATACCACATGGACTTGGATGTGGAGTACGAAGACAGCCGACCGAGCGTGTTGGGTTATCTGCTGTCTGAGTCCAGCCTGTCCGACACGGATGCCGCCATGTCGGCTGTGGAACTTTTTGTGGGCGGCATGCAGTCA AGTTCCCATGCAGACATGTTCCAACTGTACGAGCTGGCCCGGCACCCACACGTTCAGGAGACCATCCGGAGGGAGGTTACAGAGGCGCTACCTAAAGGGGAAGCTGTGACGAGTGCCCACCTGCACAAGCTGCCCTACCTCAAGGCTTTTGTGAAGGAGACCTTTAG GTTCCACCCAGTCGGTCTCCTTCACATGCGGATTCTGGACCGCGATGTTGTTCTGTCCGGATATCGTGTGCCGGCTCAT ACAACAATTGAGATCCCCATGAGTGTGCTTGGTCGGTTGGAGGAGTTGTACCCCCAGGCAGACCGGTTCCTACCCGAGCGCTGGCTCCGTAGGGGCCCGAACGGATTCCGATCCCGCATGTTCAGCCACGTGACTCCCTTCGGCCACGGGCCACGCGCCTGCATAG GTCGCCGACTTGCCGAAGACAAGTTCTACATTCAAATAGCTAAG
- the LOC118409556 gene encoding histone H4 transcription factor-like, translating to MPQQKLSDQPMSLVCEWASCQTVYVNVDSFMRHIREHHYPHFTPAQKDRPDMPDEYFCQWMDCGAFAGNFPESLLRHTYYHAHHAKLKWLGMQVARNNQENHCLLDKQNHNYLVDIPDRMQCSWEDCGAIVDNPEHYFRHVEMHAMSSDHPNGPSNMPMVPCKWAGCQSSFKNKFKLKEHMRVHTQEKLFACWICGGLFSNRTKFMDHIKRQAAPEDQSYQCSHCSKRFSTERLLRDHMRHHVNHYKCPHCDMTCPTPSGLRSHIKFRHEEDRPYQCEFCHYKCKTNYDLRRHMDSHSVEKIYQCQQCDYSSKAYNSLRDHLRKDHQGGGAVQRYLCHICQKVYSRGTGLTRHLKTAHKFKWPSGHSRFRYKEHDDGYLRLQTIRYESVELTEMLMKPQSEQESPDVSDRDSVPSPIPHSGKDTPQDGSTESVPSPIHPCIPPPENYHSKGSTTLEEMNQEGALLQNSQVSITLQDASISQDGHMDNHAGVVLDPSTVHTDAAHILASVATHQPLGTFSDNHVAVGSNHAVPGVSVPSCGQVEGTAVVPHTHPTELLWQVLPTPGGHQEVSMHQPVSTLTLQTGGAQEVVYSMVEITTDGNMVTTQPVMTGNSLGGHAVGQREEVSLSTLKQTAEEMGIQVIGFD from the exons ATGCCTCAGCAGAAGCTGAGTGACCAGCCCATGTCCCTGGTGTGTGAGTGGGCCTCCTGTCAGACGgtgtatgtaaatgtggacAGTTTCATGAGGCACATCAGGGAGCACCACTATCCACACTTCACTCCTGCACAGAAGGACAGGCCAGACATGCCAG ATGAGTACTTCTGCCAGTGGATGGATTGCGGTGCCTTTGCAGGCAACTTCCCGGAGAGTCTGCTGCGCCACACGTACTACCATGCCCACCACGCCAAGCTGAAGTGGCTGGGCATGCAGGTGGCCAGGAATAACCAGGAGAACCACTGTTTACTGGACAAACAGAACCACAACTACCTCGTGGACATCCCAGACAGGATGCAGTGTTCGTGGGAAGATTGTGGG GCCATAGTGGATAACCCTGAACACTACTTCCGCCATGTTGAGATGCATGCCATGAGCTCGGACCACCCAAACGGGCCATCAAACATGCCAATGGTACCATGTAAATGGGCAG GCTGTCAGTCAAGTTTTAAGAACAAGTTCAAGTTGAAGGAGCACATGCGAGTGCACACCCAGGAGAAGCTGTTTGCCTGCTGGATCTGCGGAGGCCTCTTCTCCAACAGAACCAAGTTCATGGACCATATCAAGAGACAGGCGGCACCAGAAG ACCAGAGTTACCAGTGCTCTCATTGCTCCAAACGGTTCTCAACAGAAAGGCTTCTGAGGGATCATATGAGACATCATG TGAACCACTACAAGTGTCCCCACTGTGACATGACGTGCCCCACACCATCAGGACTACGCAGTCACATCAAGTTTCGTCATGAAGAGGACCGACCCTACCAGTGTGAATTCTGTCACTACAA GTGTAAGACTAACTACGACCTGCGGCGTCACATGGACAGCCACAGTGTGGAGAAGATCTACCAGTGCCAGCAGTGTGACTACAGCAGCAAGGCCTACAACAGTCTCAGGGACCATCTCAGGAAGGACCATCAG GGTGGAGGTGCAGTACAGCGGTACCTGTGTCACATCTGTCAGAAGGTGTACAGCAGAGGAACAGGCCTGACTCGCCATCTCAAGACTGCTCACAAGTTTAAGTGGCCTTCAGGACACAGTAGGTTTAG GTACAAGGAGCATGATGATGGCTACCTCAGACTGCAGACTATCCGTTATGAAAGTGTTGAACTGACAGAGATGCTGATGAAACCCCAGAGTGAGCAGGAAAGTCCAGATGTGTCAGACAGGGACTCTGTTCCATCACCTATCCCTCACTCTGGCAAGGATACACCTCAGGATGGAAGCACAGAGTCTGTCCCATCACCAATACATCCATGTATCCCTCCACCTGAAAACTACCACAGCAAAGGCAGCACTACATTGGAAGAAATGAACCAAGAAGGAGCACTCTTACAGAACAGTCAGGTTAGCATTACTCTGCAAGATGCCTCAATATCCCAGGATGGACACATGGACAATCATGCAGGAGTTGTCCTTGACCCCAGCACAGTCCACACAGATGCAGCGCACATCCTTGCCAGCGTGGCCACTCACCAACCCCTCGGCACATTCTCAGACAATCACGTAGCTGTTGGGAGTAACCACGCGGTGCCGGGGGTGTCCGTGCCCAGCTGTGGCCAGGTGGAGGGGACTGCTGTGGTTCCCCACACACATCCTACAGAACTCCTGTGGCAGGTCCTGCCTACACCGGGGGGACATCAGGAGGTCAGTATGCACCAGCCAGTCTCCACACTAACCCTGCAGACTGGAGGGGCCCAGGAGGTGGTGTACAGCATGGTGGAGATCACCACAGATGGGAACATGGTGACGACACAGCCAGTCATGACAGGGAACAGCCTCGGGGGCCATGCTGTGGGACAGAGGGAGGAGGTGTCATTGTCAACCCTGAAGCAGACTGCAGAGGAAATGGGAATACAGGTTATAGGATTTGACTAG